A single Arachidicoccus sp. BS20 DNA region contains:
- a CDS encoding TonB-dependent receptor, whose protein sequence is MQLRKIFTILILFLLPAFAMAQVTTSTITGKISTPEGQPLGGATVTATHTPSGTVYKAISNDKGLFTLPGLRIGGPYTVTVQYVGYASQTINDINLRLGEPYDVSITLAEASSDMQTVTVSATAKKALVEKLGPTTVIGTRELSTMPTISRSITDFTRLTPQASGNNFGGRDGRYNNLKVDGVNLNNNFGLSNDPLPGGGRSPISLDAFEQISVATTPFDVRQAGFTGAAINAATKSGTNEFHGTAYAFTTNQNFNGKKVGSYDLGDLAKNSNKIYGGSIGGPIIKNKLFFFVNGEYEKSSKPGPAYYPTGGNGTGTESQTTVADMQKVYDYVTTNFGYDPGSYQSTPPFAGHDWKILAKIDWNIDVNNKLTLKYTNFNNQNDWNLLNGGSIPNGGGFTVTGRTGTVGSLPNSRYSNNSMAFFNSNYGFKHLVKTYSAELNSRFSSKVSNQFLFTITRNRDTRITPNGQFFPTVDIFNGNGQNYISLGTDPFTQNNDVINNITSVLDNLTIYAGKHTITAGISYEHQYLGNMFMPGAASYYAYNSLDDFLNDAAPAYYAWTYSLLPGTPNPYSANLKTGQWGLYVQDEINVSNNFKLTAGIRADKVNYLGNPIGNSSIDTLFLPNANGDFVHYSTSKWPSSPVVFSPRVSFRWDVLHDHSLVVRGGTGLFTGRFPLVWLTNMPSNAGVVQFGGRITDPNVLKNIKFNPDPTAYSNLFTPTPNQALSGTPVIPTGYFALIDKNFRFPMVWTSDLAVDKKFGNGFTATVEATFTKDLYALFVRNSNLKPADSVYYEGDYTRPRYTSSYNKYYNGGFSAYTLENSSKGYSATFTAQISKSFSNGFYGSLAYVRTIAKSITGLASAQANSLWTYNPTAGTGNSIEMGNSQYMTPHRVTANASYRMEYAKHLASTFSLYYSGGAQGNISYTVYNDINNDGKSYDLMYIPKSQEEMNFASYTTGGVTFTPAQQKEAFEEFINNSPYLRSHRGQIAGRNAAFLPWYNQVDFTFLQDFFIKAGKTRHDLQFSLTILNFANLLNSKWGVYKSTVTTSPLTFKYFDATGHPVYTLYTQSVSTDGGKTYTPRLITQPYQDNRSISSTWQMQLGLRYSF, encoded by the coding sequence ATGCAATTAAGAAAGATTTTTACAATTTTAATCCTCTTCCTGCTGCCCGCATTTGCCATGGCACAGGTTACAACCAGTACTATTACCGGTAAAATTTCAACCCCAGAAGGACAGCCATTGGGAGGAGCTACAGTTACGGCTACGCACACACCATCCGGAACTGTTTATAAAGCTATTTCGAACGACAAAGGGCTGTTTACTTTGCCGGGTTTAAGGATTGGTGGACCTTATACTGTAACAGTGCAATATGTAGGTTATGCTTCTCAAACAATAAACGATATTAATCTTAGGTTAGGCGAGCCTTATGATGTATCAATTACTTTAGCTGAAGCTTCAAGCGATATGCAGACTGTAACAGTATCTGCAACTGCTAAAAAAGCGTTAGTGGAAAAACTGGGACCTACGACTGTAATTGGCACTCGTGAATTAAGTACAATGCCGACTATTTCAAGAAGTATTACAGACTTTACTCGTTTAACACCACAAGCCAGCGGAAATAATTTCGGGGGTAGAGATGGACGTTATAACAATTTAAAAGTTGATGGTGTAAACTTGAATAATAACTTTGGATTAAGCAATGATCCTTTACCGGGCGGTGGTCGTTCGCCAATATCTTTGGACGCGTTTGAACAGATTTCTGTTGCAACAACTCCGTTCGATGTTCGCCAGGCAGGATTCACGGGTGCTGCAATTAATGCCGCGACTAAAAGTGGTACAAACGAATTTCATGGTACGGCTTATGCTTTTACTACAAATCAAAATTTTAATGGTAAAAAAGTAGGTTCTTACGATTTAGGCGATTTGGCTAAGAATAGCAATAAAATATATGGAGGTTCAATTGGTGGTCCCATTATCAAAAACAAATTGTTTTTCTTTGTAAATGGCGAATATGAAAAGAGTTCAAAACCAGGTCCAGCATATTATCCTACTGGAGGCAATGGAACAGGAACGGAATCCCAAACAACTGTTGCCGATATGCAAAAAGTGTATGATTATGTAACAACGAATTTCGGTTACGACCCGGGGTCTTACCAAAGCACTCCGCCATTTGCCGGACACGACTGGAAAATCTTAGCTAAGATTGACTGGAATATTGATGTGAATAATAAATTAACTTTGAAATACACCAATTTCAATAACCAAAATGATTGGAATTTACTCAATGGTGGAAGTATTCCGAATGGTGGAGGTTTCACAGTTACAGGTAGAACGGGTACTGTTGGCTCATTACCCAACAGTCGCTATAGCAATAACTCTATGGCATTCTTCAATTCTAACTATGGATTTAAACATTTAGTTAAAACTTATTCCGCTGAGTTGAATAGCCGTTTCTCCTCAAAGGTATCCAACCAATTCTTATTTACCATTACAAGAAACCGTGATACACGTATAACGCCAAACGGGCAATTTTTTCCGACTGTTGATATCTTTAATGGAAATGGTCAAAATTACATCAGTTTAGGTACAGACCCCTTTACGCAGAACAATGATGTTATCAATAATATTACTTCAGTCCTGGATAACTTAACCATTTATGCAGGTAAACATACTATTACAGCGGGTATCAGCTATGAACACCAATATTTGGGTAATATGTTTATGCCGGGTGCTGCAAGTTATTATGCATACAATTCTTTAGATGATTTCTTGAATGATGCAGCTCCAGCTTATTATGCTTGGACATATTCGTTATTGCCGGGCACGCCCAATCCTTATTCTGCGAATCTTAAAACCGGGCAATGGGGTTTATATGTGCAGGATGAAATCAATGTAAGCAACAACTTTAAACTTACAGCAGGTATCAGAGCTGATAAAGTAAATTATTTGGGTAATCCTATTGGTAACTCTTCTATCGATACTTTATTTTTGCCTAACGCCAATGGAGATTTTGTTCATTACTCAACAAGTAAATGGCCTTCCTCTCCGGTAGTTTTTTCTCCTCGTGTGAGTTTTAGATGGGATGTATTGCACGATCATTCTTTAGTTGTTCGTGGTGGTACAGGGTTATTTACAGGGCGTTTTCCATTGGTATGGTTGACAAATATGCCAAGTAATGCAGGTGTCGTACAATTCGGAGGACGTATTACAGACCCGAATGTATTGAAGAATATCAAGTTTAACCCAGACCCAACTGCGTACAGCAATCTGTTTACGCCAACGCCAAATCAAGCTTTGAGTGGCACACCGGTAATTCCGACAGGTTATTTCGCCTTGATTGATAAGAACTTTCGCTTCCCGATGGTATGGACATCTGATTTAGCGGTGGATAAAAAATTTGGAAATGGATTTACCGCAACAGTTGAAGCGACTTTTACAAAGGACTTATACGCATTATTTGTTAGAAACTCTAACTTGAAACCTGCTGATAGTGTCTATTATGAAGGAGATTATACAAGACCAAGATATACTTCTTCGTACAATAAATATTATAATGGTGGTTTCTCTGCTTATACTTTGGAAAATTCAAGCAAAGGCTATTCTGCTACATTTACGGCACAAATCAGCAAATCATTCAGTAATGGCTTTTATGGTTCATTAGCTTATGTGCGCACAATCGCTAAAAGCATAACAGGTTTGGCAAGCGCGCAAGCTAATTCATTATGGACATACAATCCAACAGCAGGAACTGGCAATAGTATAGAAATGGGTAATTCTCAATACATGACTCCGCATCGCGTAACAGCAAATGCTTCATATCGTATGGAATACGCCAAACATCTCGCATCAACATTCTCTCTGTATTATTCAGGAGGTGCACAAGGAAATATATCGTATACTGTATATAACGATATTAACAATGACGGCAAATCTTACGATTTGATGTATATACCGAAATCACAGGAAGAAATGAACTTTGCCTCTTATACGACTGGAGGTGTAACTTTTACTCCGGCACAACAGAAAGAAGCGTTTGAAGAGTTTATTAATAATAGTCCTTATTTGAGAAGCCATAGAGGTCAAATTGCAGGACGTAATGCAGCATTCTTACCTTGGTACAATCAAGTTGATTTCACTTTCTTGCAAGACTTCTTTATTAAGGCAGGAAAAACACGCCACGACTTACAATTTAGTTTAACTATTTTGAATTTTGCTAATTTGTTGAATTCTAAATGGGGGGTGTATAAGAGTACTGTTACAACATCTCCTCTCACATTCAAATACTTTGACGCGACAGGTCATCCAGTTTATACATTATATACTCAAAGTGTTTCTACTGATGGCGGAAAAACATATACTCCACGATTGATAACTCAACCATATCAGGATAATAGGTCAATCAGTAGTACATGGCAAATGCAGTTAGGTTTACGTTATTCTTTCTAA
- a CDS encoding peroxiredoxin produces MSIKLGDTAPNFQAKTSIGDIDFYEFLGDSWGILFSHPADYTPVCTTELGKTASLKSEFEKRGTKVLALSVDSVEHHRGWINDINETQNTSVEFPIIADEDRKVSDLYDFIHPNASATATVRSLLIIGPDKKVKLIITYPASTGRNFTEVLRVLDSLQLTANYSVATPADWKEGEDVIITPNIPTDEAYTRFPKGVNVVKPYLRYTPQPNK; encoded by the coding sequence ATGTCAATTAAATTAGGCGATACAGCGCCAAACTTCCAGGCAAAAACATCCATCGGAGATATTGATTTTTACGAATTTTTAGGCGATAGCTGGGGTATTTTATTTTCGCATCCTGCCGACTATACGCCCGTTTGTACAACAGAATTAGGCAAAACAGCTTCTTTAAAATCTGAGTTTGAAAAGCGCGGCACCAAAGTTTTAGCACTGAGCGTGGATAGTGTGGAGCATCACAGAGGTTGGATTAACGATATTAATGAAACGCAAAACACAAGTGTTGAATTTCCGATTATTGCAGATGAAGATAGAAAAGTATCTGATTTGTACGATTTTATTCATCCGAATGCTTCCGCAACAGCAACGGTTCGCTCTTTGCTGATTATAGGACCGGACAAAAAAGTAAAACTGATTATCACTTACCCTGCATCAACCGGAAGAAACTTTACCGAAGTTTTGCGTGTGCTTGATTCGCTGCAACTGACGGCAAATTATAGTGTAGCCACACCTGCAGACTGGAAAGAAGGCGAAGATGTGATTATTACGCCAAACATCCCGACTGATGAAGCTTATACACGCTTTCCGAAAGGGGTAAATGTTGTGAAACCGTATTTGCGTTACACACCACAACCGAATAAATAA
- a CDS encoding RluA family pseudouridine synthase: MKLDIIFENENFIAINKPSGMLSIPDRTQSEVSLKDLLLEKYGAIFIVHRIDKFTSGLIIFAKNAETHKQLSQLFEGREVEKFYIGLLNGTLYPSSGTISAPVIEHPSKKGLMATNAKGKPSVTDYETIETFKNYSLVQFQIHTGRTHQIRVHTQCLGHSLVGDELYGDGKFLLLSSIKRKFNLSKNQDEEKPLMARLALHSYKINFTLNGEQYSLEAPLPKDFTATLQQLRKNNA, from the coding sequence ATGAAGTTAGACATTATTTTTGAAAACGAAAATTTTATTGCGATTAATAAACCTTCCGGGATGTTAAGCATTCCCGACCGCACACAATCGGAAGTTTCGCTAAAAGATTTACTCTTGGAAAAATACGGCGCAATATTTATTGTCCATCGCATTGATAAATTCACAAGCGGCTTAATCATTTTTGCAAAAAATGCCGAAACGCACAAACAACTTTCGCAATTATTTGAAGGACGTGAAGTAGAGAAATTTTACATCGGTTTGCTGAATGGAACTTTGTATCCGTCTTCGGGAACAATAAGTGCACCTGTTATAGAACACCCTTCAAAAAAAGGTTTGATGGCGACGAATGCAAAAGGCAAACCTTCGGTTACCGATTATGAAACCATAGAGACGTTTAAAAATTATTCTTTGGTTCAGTTTCAGATTCATACGGGACGTACGCACCAGATTCGTGTACATACGCAGTGTCTCGGACATTCATTGGTAGGCGATGAATTGTACGGCGACGGCAAATTTTTGTTGCTTTCTTCCATTAAAAGAAAATTTAACCTTTCTAAAAATCAGGATGAAGAAAAACCTTTAATGGCACGATTGGCTTTGCATTCTTACAAAATAAATTTTACACTTAACGGCGAACAATATTCGCTCGAAGCCCCGCTGCCAAAGGATTTTACAGCTACATTGCAACAATTGCGGAAGAATAATGCTTAA
- a CDS encoding pseudouridine synthase: MSKQAFEKFINPKSPAKIKEEFRQEKRKIKAEMRAEGEERRRIKAAKLRGENIEPTNTSQNKNNYQNDNKRSNKFSDKRKNNTFAKSPSSEKTDSSRFEKKGDFRKTKNYGVKNERFVKEDEGKKEEMPLNKFIAHSGVSSRREAAELVKFGHVKVNGDVVYEPAFKVSEKDKIELKGKPVHLQKKLVYILLNKPKDHITTTKDEKGRKTVLDLLKGINDINGIYPVGRLDRNTTGVLLLTNDGELAQKLTHPSFQIKKIYEVGLNKPLTKEHAEAIANGIELEDGFIKADAVGYADTKDKSIVGVEIHSGRNRIVRRIFEHLGYEVKKLDRVMFANLTKKNVERGKWRYLAEKEVRLLKYMNASLGKKSKTKVE; encoded by the coding sequence ATGAGCAAACAAGCTTTTGAAAAATTCATCAATCCTAAATCTCCTGCAAAAATCAAGGAAGAGTTTCGTCAGGAGAAAAGAAAAATAAAAGCCGAAATGCGTGCGGAAGGAGAGGAGCGCCGCAGAATAAAAGCAGCAAAACTGCGCGGCGAAAATATAGAACCAACGAACACTTCTCAGAATAAAAATAATTATCAAAACGATAATAAACGCAGTAATAAATTTTCCGATAAAAGAAAAAACAACACTTTCGCCAAATCTCCATCTTCTGAAAAGACCGATTCATCAAGATTTGAAAAGAAAGGAGATTTCAGAAAAACCAAAAATTACGGTGTAAAAAACGAACGCTTTGTAAAAGAAGATGAAGGCAAAAAAGAAGAAATGCCTTTGAATAAATTCATCGCACATTCCGGCGTGTCGAGCAGAAGAGAAGCTGCCGAACTGGTAAAATTCGGACACGTAAAAGTAAATGGCGATGTTGTGTACGAGCCTGCGTTTAAAGTTTCGGAAAAGGATAAAATTGAGTTGAAAGGCAAGCCCGTTCATTTGCAAAAAAAATTAGTTTACATTTTATTGAACAAACCGAAAGACCACATTACCACCACCAAAGACGAGAAAGGTCGCAAAACCGTTCTCGATTTATTGAAAGGGATAAATGATATCAACGGCATTTATCCTGTGGGGCGTTTAGACAGAAATACTACCGGCGTTTTGCTTTTAACCAACGATGGCGAACTCGCACAAAAGCTCACACATCCATCGTTTCAGATAAAAAAGATTTATGAAGTCGGCTTAAACAAACCTTTGACAAAGGAACACGCGGAAGCTATTGCAAATGGCATTGAGTTGGAAGACGGTTTTATTAAAGCAGATGCTGTTGGTTATGCAGATACAAAAGATAAAAGTATTGTAGGCGTTGAAATTCACAGCGGTCGCAACCGCATTGTTCGCCGTATTTTTGAGCATCTCGGTTATGAAGTGAAAAAATTGGACAGGGTAATGTTTGCCAATTTGACTAAGAAAAATGTAGAGCGCGGCAAGTGGCGCTATCTCGCAGAAAAAGAGGTACGCTTGCTGAAATATATGAATGCTTCTTTAGGTAAAAAATCAAAAACAAAAGTAGAATAG